One window of the Camarhynchus parvulus chromosome 2, STF_HiC, whole genome shotgun sequence genome contains the following:
- the TRHR gene encoding thyrotropin-releasing hormone receptor, translating into MENGTGDDQNQTGLPLSSQEIITAEYQVVTILLVLLICGLGIVGNVMVVLVVLRTKHMRTPTNCYLVSLAMADLMVLVAAGLPNITESLYRSWVYGYVGCLCITYLQYLGINASSFSIAAFTIERYIAICHPIKAQFLCTFSRAKKIIVFVWAFTSIYCMLWFFLLDLNTVAYKETTVVSCGYKVSRSYYSPIYMMDFGIFYVVPMVLATVLYGLIARILFLNPIPSDPKENSKTWRNDVAHQSKPVNSKMTNRSFNSTIASRRQVTKMLAVVVILFAFLWMPYRTLVVVNSFLSRPFQENWFLLFCRICIYLNSAINPVIYNLMSQKFRAAFRKLCNYQQKQEKKPASYSMALNYNVIKDSDHFSTELEDITNTYLSSAKLSIGDTCLSSKA; encoded by the exons ATGGAGAATGGCACAGGAGACGATCAGAACCAGACTGGGCTGCCACTATCAAGCCAGGAGATCATTACAGCTGAATACCAAGTGGTTACCATCCTCTTAGTGCTCCTCATCTGCGGGCTGGGCATCGTGGGCAACGTCATGGTGGTTTTGGTGGTCCTCAGAACCAAGCACATGAGAACTCCCACTAACTGCTATCTGGTGAGTCTGGCCATGGCAGATCTCATGGTGCTTGTGGCTGCAGGACTACCCAATATCACAGAGAGCCTGTACAGATCCTGGGTGTACGGCTACGTCGGGTGCCTCTGCATCACTTATCTCCAGTACCTGGGAATCAACGCTTCTTCTTTTTCCATCGCTGCCTTCACCATTGAGAGATACATAGCCATCTGCCACCCAATCAAAGCTCAATTCCTGTGCACTTTTTCAAGAGCCAAAAAGatcattgtttttgtttgggctttCACCTCCATATACTGTATGCTTTGGTTTTTCTTGCTAGACCTTAATACAGTAGCCTACAAAGAGACTACTGTTGTGTCCTGTGGCTACAAGGTCTCCAGGAGCTATTACTCTCCTATCTACATGATGGACTTTGGTATATTTTATGTTGTGCCAATGGTATTGGCGACTGTGCTCTACGGCCTGATTGCTAGAATACTGTTCCTGAACCCCATCCCTTCAGACCCAAAAGAAAACTCTAAGACCTGGAGGAATGATGTGGCTCACCAAAGCAAGCCAGTGAATTCCAAGATGACTAACAGGAGTTTCAATAGCACTATTGCTTCTCGAAGGCAG GTCACCAAGATGCTGGCCGTGGTTGTGATCCTATTTGCATTCCTATGGATGCCCTACCGCACCCTGGTTGTTGtcaattcctttctttccagaCCCTTCCAAGAAAACTGGTTCCTGCTATTTTGCAgaatctgtatttatttaaatagtgCCATCAATCCTGTCATTTACAATCTCATGTCCCAGAAATTCAGAGCAGCCTTCAGGAAACTGTGCAACTACCAGcagaaacaggagaagaaaCCTGCCAGTTACAGCATGGCCCTAAATTATAATGTCATCAAGGATTCTGATCATTTCAGCACTGAGCTAGAAGATATTACCAATACCTACCTGTCCTCTGCAAAACTGTCCATTGGTGATACCTGTTTGTCATCCAAG GCCTGA